The following are encoded together in the Montipora foliosa isolate CH-2021 chromosome 12, ASM3666993v2, whole genome shotgun sequence genome:
- the LOC137979248 gene encoding uncharacterized protein translates to MDHLSFVFPLLLIVSVTTTTFGSAIKAKNPSGEELEEQRSDPELRLYPKMAPNHKSLLKESSIASASDQGQKFKRVVTSGCQGDNCPKSSNITPDVFRPTSCLDYLIKEASKCGIYRLYDNAGNSFPAYCDLKSEPGTAWTLVMSWSTQYRSLPAFQVTPLKINAPVNENSHNWKLYRLSLARMRSLQSHSTHWRATCSFPTHGVDFIDYVRGTLKDLNIIDYSGSNICKRVEYINIRGHIGIQQTVPFWQGSKVNEFPLHTDSSFTTCEFKPNSGSVSLEDNFGYYSVVNSKFRCTEGGDSSTQWWFGAHL, encoded by the exons ATGGACCACCTCAGTTTTGTCTTCCCCTTGCTCTTAATCGTTTCGGTTACCACTACCACCTTTGGATCAGCGATCAAGGCAAAGAATCCAAGTGGAGAG GAATTGGAAGAACAGCGTTCAGATCCGGAATTAAGGTTGTATCCCAAGATGGCTCCCAATCACAAG AGTCTTCTAAAAGAGTCTTCCATTGCTTCGGCAAGTGATCAGGGACAAAAATTCAAGCGAGTTGTTACATCAGGTTGCCAG GGAGATAATTGTCCCAAGTCTTCTAACATCACGCCAGATGTCTTCCGTCCCACCTCCTGCTTGGATTACCTTATAAAAGAGGCCTCAAAATGTGGCATCTACCGACTTTATGACAACGCAGGAAACAGCTTCCCAGCTTACTGTGATCTGAAGTCCGAACCTGGCACAGCATGGACCTTGGTCATGTCTTGGAGCACCCAGTATCGCTCATTGCCAGCTTTCCAGGTGACACCACTCAAGATCAACGCTCCAGTAAACGAGAATAGCCACAACTGGAAACTATACCGCCTGAGTTTAGCTCGAATGAGATCCCTGCAGAGTCACTCCACTCACTGGCGAGCAACATGCAGTTTCCCAACTCACGGCGTGGATTTCATCGACTACGTTCGCGGAACATTGAAAGACCTCAACATCATCGATTACAGTGGGAGTAACATATGCAAGAGAGTGGAATACATCAACATCCGGGGACACATTGGAATCCAGCAAACGGTTCCATTCTGGCAGGGGTCAAAGGTTAATGAATTTCCTCTACATACCGACAGTTCATTTACCACCTGCGAATTTAAGCCGAATTCTGGTTCGGTCTCCCTCGAAGACAACTTCGGGTATTACTCCGTCGTAAACAGCAAGTTTCGCTGCACAGAGGGAGGCGATTCTAGCACGCAGTGGTGGTTTGGGGCTCACCTTTGA